In the Tissierellales bacterium genome, GTTTTGCTTATGGTCTTAGGTCTATAAGGGATATGATAAAAACAATAAAAGACATTCGTAAATATTCTAAAGATGCTTGGATATTAAATTATACTAATCCAGCTGCTATAGTAGCTGAGGCTACAAATAGAGTGTTTCATGATGATAAAAGGTTGCTGAATATATGTGATCAACCTGTCAATCTACTAAGGTCTTATGGTAAAATATTAGGAGTGGAGTCTAGTGAACTTGAGCCTGTATATTTTGGACTAAATCATTTTGGTTGGTTTACTCATTTATATGATAAAGATGGAGAGGATTTATTACCAGAACTTAGAGAAATAATCCTAAAGGATGGCTTTGCACCAGTAGATGCTGAGCAAAGGGACCAATCTTGGTTAGATACCTATGGAATGGTTAAAGATATGGTTAGTGATTTTCCAGATTATCTACCTAACACATATTTACAATATTATTACTACCCAGACTATAAATTATCTCACTTAGATCCAAACTATACTAGAGCTAATGAAGTTATAGATGGTAGGGAAAAAAGAATTTTTGATGAATGTAGAAGAGTAGCAGAAGCTGGTACTTCTAAAGATTCTGTATTAGTTCATAATGATGCCCATAGTGAATTTATAATAGAGTTAGCAGAATCTATAGCATATAATAAAAAAGGTATATATATTGTAATTGTTGAAAACAATGGTATTATATCAAATATTCAAGACGATGCAATGGTGGAAGTAGCAGCAGTAATGACTTCTAATGGGCCTCGTCCTTTAGCAGTTGGGAATGTAGGTACATTCTACAAAGGGCTAATGGAATCTCAATTAGCTTATGAGAAATTAGCTGTAGATGCTTATTTTGAGGGATCTTATGAAAAGGCATTACAAGCATTAACATTAAATAGGACAGTAGTTTCTGCTAAAAAAGCAAGGGAAGTATTAGATGCTTTAATTGAAGCAAATAAAGATTATTGGCCAGAACTTAGTTAAAATATAAAGCTATGAGTAGGTAATTCTGCATACTCATAGCTTTATTAATAATAAATATTGGGAGGAAAATTTAAATGAAAATTCTTATTGCACCAGATTCTTTTAAAGAAAGTTTGTCTGCTAAAGAGGTTGCTATGGCTATTGAAAGGGGAATTAAACGGGTAGATAAAAATATAGAGACTATAAAAGTACCTATGGCAGATGGTGGTGAAGGTACAGTTGAGTCTCTTGTAGAAGCTACAGAAGGTAAAATTGTAAGTGTAAAAGTTAAGGATCCCCTTATGAGAGATATAGATTCTTTTTATGGGGTTTTAGGTGATGGGAAAACTGTTGTAATAGAAATGGCTGCGGCATCAGGGCTAGATCTTTTAAGCAAAGAAGAGCGTAACCCAATGAAGACTACAAGTTTTGGAACAGGACAGCTTATAAAAGATGCTTTAGAAAAAGGTTATAAAAATATAATTATCGGTATAGGGGGAAGTGCTACAAATGATGGTGGTGCTGGTATGGTAGCAGCGTTAGGTGGAAAATTATTAGATTCTAATGGAGAAAGTATAGGATTTGGGGCAGAAGATTTAGATAAAGTGGAAAGTATTGATTTAAGCGAATTACATAAAGGTATAAGAGAATGTGAATTTACTATTGCTTGTGATGTAGATAATCCTCTTATAGGTGAAAAGGGAGCTTCTTATATTTTCGGTCCCCAAAAAGGTGCTGATAAAACTATGGTGAAAGTTTTAGATAGGAAATTAGGGAACTTTGGAAAAACTATAGAAGATACTTTTGGGATATCTATACTCCAATATCCTGGTGCCGGTGCGGCAGGAGGTATGGGGGCAGCTCTTAT is a window encoding:
- a CDS encoding glycerate kinase, with amino-acid sequence MKILIAPDSFKESLSAKEVAMAIERGIKRVDKNIETIKVPMADGGEGTVESLVEATEGKIVSVKVKDPLMRDIDSFYGVLGDGKTVVIEMAAASGLDLLSKEERNPMKTTSFGTGQLIKDALEKGYKNIIIGIGGSATNDGGAGMVAALGGKLLDSNGESIGFGAEDLDKVESIDLSELHKGIRECEFTIACDVDNPLIGEKGASYIFGPQKGADKTMVKVLDRKLGNFGKTIEDTFGISILQYPGAGAAGGMGAALISFLDGKLERGISIVTKETNLEEKIKDSDLVITGEGMIDSQTQYGKTPYGVAKIAKKYDKPVIAIAGGIGKDANILYEKGIDSIFSIVNKPMTLEEAMENAGFLLEDVAERIIRVLNIV
- a CDS encoding 6-phospho-alpha-glucosidase produces the protein MKKFNVTIVGGGSTWTPGLLQSLCKMKDRFPIKKLVLFDIDKERQKVIGEFAKILFEENYQGLDFSYTTKVEEAYVDVDFVFMQMRTGGLKMREKDEKIPLSLGVIGQETCGPGGFAYGLRSIRDMIKTIKDIRKYSKDAWILNYTNPAAIVAEATNRVFHDDKRLLNICDQPVNLLRSYGKILGVESSELEPVYFGLNHFGWFTHLYDKDGEDLLPELREIILKDGFAPVDAEQRDQSWLDTYGMVKDMVSDFPDYLPNTYLQYYYYPDYKLSHLDPNYTRANEVIDGREKRIFDECRRVAEAGTSKDSVLVHNDAHSEFIIELAESIAYNKKGIYIVIVENNGIISNIQDDAMVEVAAVMTSNGPRPLAVGNVGTFYKGLMESQLAYEKLAVDAYFEGSYEKALQALTLNRTVVSAKKAREVLDALIEANKDYWPELS